The DNA sequence GCGCGAAGCACTGAGCGCGCGCAGCAAGGCGCCCACGCGTCCCGGCAGCCGGGCCTTGCGCGCGGCTGCCGCGGGCACCAGTTCGTAGCGCGCCTCGGGCCAGCCTTCCAGCACCGCTTCCTGTCCGGCGGCAAGCATCAGCGTCTCGCCGGCGTGCAGCACCAGGTCGGCCGAGGGCTGCCGGGCGGTGCTGCTGGGCGTCACCCACAGCCGGCCGCTGTGCACCTTCAGCTGCGCCGCCGTGCGCGCCCGCAGCGTCACCGCCGTGCCCGGGCGCAGGTGGTCATGCGCACGGGATTGTTGCGATTGAGGCATCAGTTCCTGGGGGAGGGCGCGTTCCATGTTGCTTCCTTCGCTCGGTGTGGAGGTCTCTGTGCATTGAATGCTAGGCGCCGCACAAAGCGTGGTCCAATGAGACGTTTGCGCGGGATTGATGAGGAGGACGCATGAATCGCAACATCCGGCAGCGGCCCCTGGGCGTGGGGCCGCTGCGTGCCTTCGAGGCCG is a window from the Caldimonas thermodepolymerans genome containing:
- a CDS encoding DUF2917 domain-containing protein; amino-acid sequence: MERALPQELMPQSQQSRAHDHLRPGTAVTLRARTAAQLKVHSGRLWVTPSSTARQPSADLVLHAGETLMLAAGQEAVLEGWPEARYELVPAAAARKARLPGRVGALLRALSASRRAGAPAPAPQCCSS